The genomic DNA GGCCAGTCCAGCCTGGAGGACCAGCACTTGGGCGCGCTGCTCGCCTGGATCGACCCGCCGGACGGCGTCCCGGGCGCCGAGGCCGCGCTCGACGCGGAGCTACGGCGGGACGCGCGCGGCCAGTTGGTGTGCCCGCCGGCCGGCCCGGCCACGGACCCGGCGTTCGACAACAAGCTGCTCGCCCCCGCCATCGAGCGCTACGACCGCGCCCGTACCGCACTCGCCGCCGCCGAGGACGGTCTGGAGGCCGACGACCGGCTCGGTGAACTCACCGCCGCCGAGCGGGAGATCAGGTCCCTCGTCGAGAACGTCACCCGCCCCACCTGGGACGCGGTGTGGCACGGAATCGACCTGCTGCGGACCCTGCCGGAGGGCGCGCACGCCGTGGACCGGTGGACCCGCGACCGCTGGTCGTTCACCGGTCACCGGGACCGGATCGTCGCCGGTGAGCCCCCGCAGCCGCGCCGCGACGACGCGGTCACCGCGGCCAACAAGCTCGCCACGCGCGAGCGGGAGCAGGCCCGGCTCGATGCCCAGGAGGCCCTGGACGACCCGCTGGTGATGGCCGGGCGACGGCTCGCCGGAGAAGCGTTCGCGGGCGAGGTCATCGATGTCGTCATGGCGTACAGCGAGGGCAAGAGCCCCCGCCCGCGCCCGCTGGTGACGGTGCGCACGGACGACCGGCCGCATCTCGGGGAGCGGGTGAAGGTGTTCCGGTCGCTCGGCGGGAAGCCGCAGTCGGCGGAGTTCGTAGGGCACGAAGAAGAAGGCGCCCTGATCGTCCTCCGGGTCGTCGACAAGATGGGCCGCGGCAAGGAGCCGGAGACCGGTTCGCTGCCGGAGAAGGGCGACCGGATCTGCTTCACGCTGTTCGAGCACGAGCAGCGCGGCGGCGCGAAACTGCCCGACCAGGAGGAGACACCGTGGACACACGGCGGCCCGCCGGGCGAGGAGACCGCCGTACAGGAGTCGGCCGATCCGGTGACCGAGGAGGACGTGCTGTGACCGCCGTGTTCGACGCCGGTGCCGAGGCCGGCCGCGCCACCGACGCGATCCTCCGCGACACCCTGCACGGCACCGCGCGCGGAGTCGTCGTCGACTCCCCTCCGGGTGCCGGCAAGTCCACCCTCGTGGTCCGGGCCGCGCTCGAACTGGCCGACGCCGGGCGCCCGTTGATGGTGGTCGCGCAGACCAACGCGCAGGTCGACGACCTCGTCGTCCGGCTCGCCGAGAAGAACGGCGAGCTGCCCGTGGGCCGCCTCCACAGCAGTGACGCGGACCCGTACGACAAGGCGCTGGACGACCTGCCGAACGTACGGAAGTCGGCGAAGGCGGGTGAGCTGGCCGGGCTCCCGGTCGTCATCTCGACGGCGGCCAAGTGGGCGCACGTCAAGGTCGACGAGCCGTGGCGGCACGCGATCGTCGACGAGGCGTACCAGATGCGCTCGGACTCGCTGCTGGCCGTGGCCGGGCTGTTCGAGCGGGCGCTGTTCGTGGGCGACCCGGGCCAGTTGGACCCGTTCGCGATCGTCGGCGCGGAGCAGTGGGCGGGCCTGTCGTACGACCCCTCGGCCTCGGCCGTGACGACACTCCTGGCCCACAACCCCGAACTGCCGCAGCACCGCCTGCCGGTGTCCTGGCGACTCCCGGCATCGGCGGCACCTCTCGTCTCGAACGCGTTCTACCCGTACACCCGTTTCCGCAGCGGCACGGACCACGGCGACCGGCTCCTCAACTTCGGTGTCCCGTCGGACGGTTCGGGCCCGGACCGGGTGATCGACGAGGCGGCGGAGTCGGGTTGGGGCCTGCTGGAGCTGCCGGCCCGCCATACGCCGCGTACGGACCCGGAGGCGGTGCGGGCGGTGGCGACGGTCGTACGGCGCCTGCTGGACCGGGGCGGCGCGGCCACGTCGGAGCGATCGCCCGACCCCACTCCCCTGACCGCCGACCGCATCGCCGTGGGCACCGCGCACCGGGACCAGGCGGCGGCGATCCGGGCGGCGCTGGGCGAGTTGGGCGTCACCGACGTCACCGTGGACACGGCGAACCGGCTCCAGGGGCGGGAGTTCGACGTCACGGTGGTCCTCCACCCCCTCTCCGGCCGCCCCGACGCCACCGCCTTCCACCTGGAGACGGGCCGCCTCTGCGTCCTCGCCTCCCGCCACCGGCACGCCTGCATCGTGATCTGCCGAGCGGGCGTCACCGAACTCCTGGACGACCACCCGTCGACGGAGCCGGTGCAGCTTGGGGTGACGGTGAAGTTCCCTGACGGGTGGGAGGCGAACCACGCGGTGCTGGCGCACCTGGCGGAACACCGGGTGACATGGAGACCGTGAACCGGCGTCCCGCCGCCCTGCCGACGAGCGCCCGGCCGCCTTCCCGCCGGACGGAGTCCGGCACGCCGCCGGGGGCGGCCAGTGGAAACAGCCC from Streptomyces sp. NBC_01478 includes the following:
- a CDS encoding AAA domain-containing protein, which encodes MTAVFDAGAEAGRATDAILRDTLHGTARGVVVDSPPGAGKSTLVVRAALELADAGRPLMVVAQTNAQVDDLVVRLAEKNGELPVGRLHSSDADPYDKALDDLPNVRKSAKAGELAGLPVVISTAAKWAHVKVDEPWRHAIVDEAYQMRSDSLLAVAGLFERALFVGDPGQLDPFAIVGAEQWAGLSYDPSASAVTTLLAHNPELPQHRLPVSWRLPASAAPLVSNAFYPYTRFRSGTDHGDRLLNFGVPSDGSGPDRVIDEAAESGWGLLELPARHTPRTDPEAVRAVATVVRRLLDRGGAATSERSPDPTPLTADRIAVGTAHRDQAAAIRAALGELGVTDVTVDTANRLQGREFDVTVVLHPLSGRPDATAFHLETGRLCVLASRHRHACIVICRAGVTELLDDHPSTEPVQLGVTVKFPDGWEANHAVLAHLAEHRVTWRP